In Nitrospirota bacterium, a genomic segment contains:
- a CDS encoding tRNA (adenine-N1)-methyltransferase, translated as MSHFQSGERIHLVDKKGRQYALTLKAGDLYQLSGHKISHDDLIGKPDGSLVTLSGNKTMLALRPTFGDYVLKMPRGAQVLYPKDLALIPMWADVYPGARVFEAGTGSGALTMALLRAVGPRGLVVTYEAREDFARTAMMNIERYMGPVPNLLPLRRNAYEGISLLDDGLPFDRLVLDLPEPWQVVPHAAQVLRSGGMYLSFVPTVPQVVQTVEALERATVFGMVETFETLLRTWSIRGRSIRPDHRMVAHSGFITVARKIESGLWPAAQTVESVGGATDAYEEREDHVG; from the coding sequence ATGTCGCATTTCCAGTCAGGCGAACGTATCCACTTAGTCGACAAGAAAGGGCGGCAGTATGCCCTGACCCTGAAGGCTGGAGATCTTTACCAGCTGAGCGGTCACAAAATTTCTCACGACGACCTCATCGGAAAGCCCGATGGTTCTTTAGTCACACTCTCCGGCAACAAGACGATGTTAGCGCTTAGGCCTACGTTCGGCGACTATGTACTGAAGATGCCGCGTGGCGCGCAGGTGTTGTATCCGAAGGATCTTGCGCTCATTCCTATGTGGGCGGATGTCTATCCTGGTGCGCGCGTATTCGAGGCGGGGACAGGCTCCGGCGCGTTGACGATGGCCCTCTTGCGTGCCGTTGGGCCAAGGGGCCTGGTGGTGACTTATGAAGCCCGTGAGGATTTCGCGAGAACGGCGATGATGAATATTGAACGATACATGGGCCCGGTGCCGAATCTCCTCCCGCTTCGCCGGAACGCGTACGAGGGGATCAGCTTGCTCGATGATGGTCTGCCCTTCGATCGTCTCGTCCTAGATCTTCCCGAACCCTGGCAGGTGGTACCGCATGCTGCACAGGTCCTTCGTTCCGGCGGCATGTATTTGAGTTTTGTTCCTACTGTTCCTCAAGTGGTGCAGACGGTGGAGGCCCTTGAGCGAGCGACGGTCTTCGGTATGGTTGAAACATTTGAAACGTTGCTGAGGACCTGGTCGATTCGGGGGCGCAGTATACGGCCTGATCATCGCATGGTCGCGCATTCAGGATTTATCACAGTGGCTAGGAAAATCGAATCTGGCCTGTGGCCCGCGGCTCAAACTGTTGAGTCTGTCGGTGGGGCCACTGATGCATACGAAGAACGAGAGGATCACGTAGGATGA
- a CDS encoding excisionase family DNA-binding protein, with amino-acid sequence MQKNSHQLLTVFEAAARTGRKVSTWRRDILLRRIPYVKIGRSVRIPIEVVDRLIRDGWRDAVDPGDVVP; translated from the coding sequence ATGCAGAAGAACAGTCACCAGTTACTCACCGTATTTGAGGCTGCTGCACGCACTGGTCGCAAGGTCTCGACATGGCGGCGCGATATCCTGTTACGACGCATCCCGTATGTGAAGATCGGGCGATCGGTGCGGATTCCCATTGAGGTGGTCGACCGCCTTATTCGTGATGGATGGCGGGATGCCGTCGACCCCGGAGACGTAGTGCCGTAA
- a CDS encoding sigma-70 family RNA polymerase sigma factor — protein sequence MKKNLFSNTDPEESLTLAKDVDADDPEASDLLEAISRGSSEEDQPEETSKTETRTVASGGPFLLESLYFRSFGERALLTREEEVALAKKIDDGTSTIRKTLRQVIQVFSKLKHSDSVREARRTLQMVRGLSGFSATAIDKAEKSLTDMIEQGTGQQKLPASIAKQLKEGLVALHSARIILERAKDELVRCNLRLVVDVAKHYTGRGLTLLDLVQEGNIGLMKAAERYQYRKGFKFSTYATWWIRQGITRALADQSRTIRIPVHQTEASHRILRVTRRLGQQLGRPARLEEIARVLRMRPERLRETMQAFQEPVALEKPVGDGNTEFGELLPDLQAVQPDAHVHRTELSNQLERILGMLTPREQTVIRLRFGVGHDQPRTLEQVGQSLSVTRERIRQIEAKALKKLKTPQVKEMFAAIR from the coding sequence ATGAAAAAGAATCTGTTCTCAAACACTGATCCGGAAGAGTCGCTTACGCTGGCGAAGGACGTTGATGCGGACGACCCCGAAGCGAGCGATCTGTTGGAAGCGATCAGCCGAGGTTCATCCGAAGAAGACCAGCCCGAGGAGACGTCAAAAACAGAGACTCGCACCGTTGCGAGCGGCGGCCCGTTCTTGCTGGAGTCACTCTATTTTCGTTCCTTCGGCGAACGCGCCCTCTTGACCAGAGAAGAAGAAGTCGCGCTAGCGAAGAAGATCGATGACGGAACGAGTACCATTCGAAAAACGTTACGCCAAGTCATACAAGTCTTCTCAAAGCTCAAGCATTCGGACTCCGTGCGCGAGGCCCGGCGCACACTCCAGATGGTCAGAGGCTTGAGCGGATTTTCAGCTACCGCGATCGACAAGGCCGAGAAGAGTCTCACCGACATGATCGAGCAGGGAACCGGGCAGCAGAAGCTTCCGGCTTCCATCGCCAAGCAGCTCAAGGAAGGATTGGTCGCCCTCCATTCTGCTCGCATCATACTCGAACGGGCAAAGGATGAATTGGTGCGCTGCAACCTCCGCCTCGTCGTGGACGTCGCAAAGCATTACACGGGCCGCGGGCTGACGTTGCTCGATCTCGTGCAAGAAGGAAATATCGGACTCATGAAAGCGGCAGAGCGCTATCAATACCGCAAAGGATTCAAATTCAGCACCTATGCGACCTGGTGGATCCGCCAAGGCATCACGCGCGCTCTGGCGGATCAATCCCGGACCATCCGCATTCCAGTCCACCAGACAGAAGCCTCACATCGCATCCTCCGCGTGACCAGACGACTGGGGCAACAGCTGGGCCGGCCGGCTCGACTCGAAGAGATCGCGCGGGTACTACGGATGAGACCGGAGCGGCTCCGCGAAACCATGCAGGCCTTCCAGGAGCCAGTCGCCCTTGAGAAGCCGGTGGGTGACGGAAATACGGAATTTGGGGAACTGCTCCCCGATCTGCAAGCAGTCCAACCCGATGCCCATGTGCATCGGACGGAACTGTCGAACCAGCTTGAACGTATACTCGGCATGCTTACGCCCCGAGAGCAAACTGTCATCCGGCTGCGCTTCGGTGTCGGCCACGATCAGCCCCGCACACTGGAGCAAGTAGGGCAGAGCCTCTCGGTGACGCGGGAACGAATTCGCCAGATCGAAGCAAAAGCGTTGAAGAAACTGAAGACCCCCCAGGTGAAGGAAATGTTTGCCGCCATCCGGTAA
- a CDS encoding shikimate kinase, with product MNIVLIGYRGTGKSTVGRLLAARLGRELVSTDTEIVKRAKRTIPEIVTQEGWEYFRDLESDICRELASRDRLVIDTGGGAILRTQNVEALKKNGTVFWLTASVETIAKRIGGNNQRPSLTGTKSFVDEIQEVLRERTPKYQAAADHRIETDDQSINQLIETLLTLV from the coding sequence ATGAATATCGTGCTGATTGGCTATCGGGGGACCGGCAAGAGTACGGTGGGCAGACTGCTTGCTGCGCGATTGGGACGAGAGCTTGTGTCCACCGATACAGAGATTGTTAAACGTGCAAAGCGCACGATTCCGGAGATCGTGACTCAAGAGGGATGGGAGTATTTTCGCGATCTGGAGTCCGATATCTGCAGAGAACTCGCCAGCCGTGACCGGCTTGTGATCGACACCGGCGGTGGAGCCATACTTCGCACGCAGAATGTCGAGGCCTTGAAGAAGAATGGCACCGTGTTTTGGCTGACAGCCTCCGTCGAGACGATCGCGAAACGAATCGGCGGTAACAATCAGCGTCCGTCGTTGACCGGGACCAAGTCGTTCGTCGATGAAATTCAGGAGGTGTTGCGGGAACGGACGCCGAAATATCAAGCGGCGGCCGACCATAGGATCGAGACCGACGATCAATCAATCAATCAGCTGATTGAAACGTTACTCACGCTGGTGTGA
- the lipB gene encoding lipoyl(octanoyl) transferase LipB: MSLLDGPTPSPDFPGQGTDPIPLPPRTGTLVRFSQPIPYDEAWAIQKKLQEERIAERQGDVLLLLEHSPVFTLGRMTQPAHWSLGGEVLRRTGATVQSVDRGGSITYHGPGQVLGYPILKLSHYCSGPKQYVWKLEEVLIHTLLRWGIEGYRLEKKPGVWVRRNHTDAKIAAIGVRIDHGVTIHGFALNVDLDLSPFSYIMPCGLSQCPVTSMAEVRQSMLPPSVVAQQIAEEFARIFDIRWESLLPDIMGQGHDGHGHTSAVPLDT; this comes from the coding sequence ATGAGCCTCCTTGATGGACCAACCCCAAGTCCTGACTTCCCGGGACAGGGGACCGACCCTATTCCGCTACCACCTCGAACAGGCACGCTCGTCCGCTTTTCACAACCGATCCCCTATGACGAAGCATGGGCCATTCAGAAAAAACTGCAGGAAGAACGGATTGCGGAAAGGCAAGGGGATGTGTTGTTGCTGCTTGAGCACTCACCGGTCTTTACCCTGGGCCGTATGACACAACCGGCACATTGGAGCCTCGGGGGTGAAGTCCTGCGCCGGACAGGCGCCACCGTCCAGTCCGTCGATCGGGGCGGCTCGATTACCTACCATGGACCCGGGCAGGTCCTGGGCTATCCGATCCTGAAGCTGTCACACTATTGCTCAGGGCCGAAGCAGTATGTGTGGAAGTTGGAGGAGGTGTTGATCCATACCCTCTTGCGATGGGGGATTGAGGGCTATCGTCTGGAGAAGAAACCTGGCGTCTGGGTTCGCCGGAATCACACTGATGCGAAAATTGCGGCGATCGGAGTCCGGATCGATCACGGGGTCACGATTCATGGATTTGCCCTGAATGTCGATCTGGATCTATCCCCTTTTTCCTATATCATGCCCTGCGGACTGTCACAATGCCCTGTCACGTCCATGGCTGAGGTCCGGCAATCCATGCTGCCGCCCTCAGTCGTTGCACAACAGATTGCTGAGGAATTCGCCCGAATATTCGACATTCGATGGGAAAGTCTCTTGCCCGACATCATGGGACAGGGGCATGACGGCCATGGTCATACATCGGCAGTCCCGCTAGACACCTGA
- a CDS encoding shikimate dehydrogenase has protein sequence MEINAHTQLCGVIGNPVEHSLSPAIHNAAFQKLGLNFVYLAFRVEAIEDAVKGLRALGNFRGASVTIPHKMAAVPFLDIVEPTARHIGAINTIVATEGTLTGYNTDATGALRALREGAVALKERQVTMLGSGGAARAIAFALGAEAGIDRLTILGIDAQERTALARDLQSNTGMIVQELPLDERTLRKVLPDTHVLIHCTPMGMWPKVHDTSVPATLLHAGLTVMDIVYNPRDTQLLKDAKAAGCRTIPGLEMFFHQAAAQFELWTNQAAPADVMRSVLESRFS, from the coding sequence ATGGAAATCAACGCGCACACTCAGCTTTGTGGTGTAATCGGCAATCCAGTCGAGCATTCGCTCTCACCCGCCATTCACAATGCCGCGTTCCAGAAGCTCGGGCTGAACTTTGTGTATCTCGCGTTCCGGGTGGAAGCGATCGAGGATGCGGTCAAGGGTCTTCGCGCCTTAGGCAACTTTCGCGGCGCCAGCGTGACCATCCCCCATAAGATGGCAGCCGTTCCGTTTCTTGACATAGTCGAGCCGACCGCGCGTCATATCGGCGCGATCAATACCATTGTTGCTACGGAAGGAACCCTCACAGGGTATAACACCGATGCGACCGGCGCGTTGCGGGCGCTTCGTGAAGGCGCGGTTGCCTTGAAAGAGCGTCAAGTTACCATGCTGGGGTCAGGAGGCGCTGCCCGAGCGATTGCATTCGCGCTTGGAGCAGAGGCTGGGATCGATCGTTTGACCATCCTTGGAATCGATGCCCAGGAACGCACAGCCTTGGCACGAGACCTCCAGTCGAACACAGGGATGATCGTGCAGGAATTGCCTCTTGATGAGAGGACATTGCGAAAGGTTCTGCCGGATACTCACGTGCTGATCCATTGTACGCCGATGGGTATGTGGCCCAAAGTGCATGATACCTCTGTGCCGGCGACATTACTTCATGCAGGACTAACGGTCATGGATATTGTCTACAACCCTCGGGACACCCAGTTGCTGAAAGATGCCAAGGCAGCAGGCTGCCGGACCATTCCAGGGCTCGAGATGTTCTTTCATCAAGCTGCGGCCCAGTTCGAACTCTGGACTAATCAGGCTGCTCCAGCCGATGTCATGCGCTCTGTCCTGGAATCCCGTTTCTCATGA
- a CDS encoding integrase: MGQHSKREYLESIYVRYRQSRRTEKQRILDEFMRVCGYHRKYAIGLLNRPLPVPRPRRRGRRAPHYSEAVIDVLAQLWAASGYLCAVRLKAALPQWLPWLRQRIPLTSAQERQLLAISPRQVERRLHTRKQRLKRTLYGTTRPGALLKHMIPIKTDHWDVTRPGYLEIDLVSHSGATAAGEFLYTLDCVDIQTGWVERQAVRGKGQQGIVQALTIIERHLPFALRGMDSDNGSEFINDQVWAFCQRRSRPVQFTRSRPYKKDDNAHIEQKNWTHVRKLVGWERYDSPAALAALNALYRDLRLFQNLFQPSMKLLRKVRLGSRLIRRYAAPQTPWARVLASPEADAAKVTDLQRLLARTDPFVLSARIDVQLEQLWALARRARQPRASVPTKPRPRTVTPWRGWTFSAKVKQDRQEQRQQVAVRR, encoded by the coding sequence ATGGGACAGCACTCGAAGCGCGAGTACCTGGAGTCGATTTATGTGCGGTATCGGCAGAGTCGCCGAACTGAGAAGCAGCGGATTCTCGACGAATTCATGCGGGTCTGTGGCTACCACCGCAAGTACGCGATTGGGCTGCTCAACCGACCCTTGCCTGTTCCGAGGCCGCGGCGGCGGGGGCGGCGCGCGCCGCACTACTCGGAGGCCGTCATTGATGTGCTGGCGCAGCTCTGGGCCGCGTCCGGCTATTTGTGTGCGGTGCGCCTGAAGGCGGCGCTGCCGCAGTGGCTGCCCTGGCTGCGCCAGCGCATCCCGCTGACCTCGGCACAGGAGCGGCAGCTGCTGGCCATTAGCCCACGGCAGGTGGAACGCCGCCTCCACACACGGAAGCAGCGGCTGAAGCGGACCCTCTATGGAACGACACGGCCGGGCGCGTTGCTCAAGCACATGATCCCGATCAAGACGGACCATTGGGATGTGACCCGCCCCGGCTATCTCGAAATTGATCTGGTCTCGCATTCCGGGGCGACTGCGGCCGGGGAATTTCTTTATACCCTGGACTGTGTCGATATTCAGACCGGGTGGGTGGAGCGCCAGGCGGTCAGGGGCAAAGGCCAACAGGGCATTGTGCAGGCGTTGACCATCATCGAACGCCACCTGCCCTTTGCGCTGCGGGGGATGGATTCCGACAACGGTAGTGAGTTCATCAATGATCAGGTATGGGCCTTTTGTCAGCGCCGGAGCCGGCCCGTGCAGTTTACGCGCTCCCGGCCCTATAAGAAGGACGACAACGCCCACATTGAGCAGAAGAACTGGACCCATGTGCGGAAACTCGTTGGCTGGGAGCGGTACGACAGCCCCGCGGCCCTCGCGGCGCTCAATGCCCTGTATCGTGATCTCCGGCTGTTTCAGAATCTGTTTCAACCGTCGATGAAACTGCTGCGGAAGGTGCGGCTCGGCTCACGACTCATTCGCCGCTATGCGGCGCCGCAGACGCCGTGGGCACGGGTCCTCGCCAGCCCGGAGGCCGATGCCGCGAAGGTGACGGACCTGCAGCGCCTCCTGGCTCGGACCGATCCCTTCGTCTTGTCGGCCCGGATCGATGTGCAGCTGGAGCAGCTGTGGGCCTTGGCGAGGCGAGCCCGCCAGCCGCGGGCCTCCGTGCCGACGAAGCCTCGGCCACGGACCGTGACCCCGTGGCGGGGCTGGACGTTCAGCGCCAAGGTCAAGCAGGACCGACAGGAGCAGCGACAGCAGGTCGCCGTGCGCCGGTAA
- a CDS encoding type II toxin-antitoxin system HicA family toxin: protein MAKLRVLSGREVCQILSQHGFAEVRRRGSHIVMQRRTATGTVTVPVPDHHEIRLGTLQSIIRQSGIARSEFESQV from the coding sequence ATGGCTAAACTTCGGGTTCTCTCCGGACGCGAGGTCTGCCAGATTTTATCGCAGCATGGGTTTGCAGAAGTACGGCGTCGCGGCAGCCACATCGTCATGCAGCGCCGGACCGCTACTGGAACCGTGACCGTCCCTGTCCCTGATCACCACGAAATTCGACTAGGTACCCTCCAATCCATTATCCGTCAAAGTGGCATTGCACGCAGTGAATTTGAATCGCAGGTCTGA
- a CDS encoding CGNR zinc finger domain-containing protein, giving the protein MMSHFPTQASLWWRSSIRIEGTRLVPVPPFVPYNPFDSYFPIETSTREQRSLPYLLLDVDYEDIQAVARFCERFGVLGNFQNVGWAQWAAESGLVYPLLATGPSSQHAKEVVKQTNLYRASAGARPNQTLCTPMTLDDFRHARWDLAEAIELAQQASGQPPVRPLNPEDDAGVRHLSLKEIRRRASFAMAARLSMIRPRPIWDVLKDQWVTTWDVGTLEAAMYLMLLFDIQGRGQILTCPRCRKVFVADRARTQFCSNPCQNAAKVQRFRARQAQRERASNTTHNPVKKHRKD; this is encoded by the coding sequence ATGATGTCTCACTTCCCCACACAAGCTTCCCTCTGGTGGCGCAGTAGCATCCGCATTGAGGGGACTCGTCTTGTCCCCGTACCACCCTTTGTTCCGTACAATCCCTTTGACTCGTACTTTCCCATTGAAACCTCGACCCGCGAGCAACGGTCGCTGCCCTATCTCTTGCTCGACGTGGATTATGAGGACATCCAGGCGGTCGCACGCTTCTGTGAGCGGTTCGGGGTTCTCGGGAATTTTCAGAATGTCGGCTGGGCACAGTGGGCGGCGGAATCCGGGCTCGTCTATCCATTACTGGCCACAGGACCGTCGTCCCAGCATGCAAAGGAGGTCGTCAAGCAGACAAATCTCTATCGGGCAAGTGCAGGAGCACGACCGAATCAGACGCTCTGTACGCCGATGACACTGGATGATTTCCGCCACGCCCGCTGGGACCTGGCCGAGGCAATCGAGTTGGCACAACAAGCGAGCGGTCAGCCGCCCGTGCGCCCGCTGAACCCTGAAGACGACGCGGGCGTCAGGCACCTGTCGCTGAAGGAGATCCGCCGGCGCGCGTCGTTCGCCATGGCTGCAAGGCTGTCGATGATCCGGCCTCGCCCGATATGGGACGTGTTAAAGGATCAGTGGGTCACTACTTGGGACGTCGGGACGCTGGAAGCGGCGATGTATCTCATGCTGCTGTTCGATATCCAGGGACGTGGGCAGATCCTTACGTGCCCCCGCTGTCGCAAAGTCTTCGTGGCGGACCGTGCTCGCACGCAGTTTTGTTCCAACCCCTGTCAGAATGCGGCAAAGGTGCAACGGTTCCGGGCCCGTCAGGCGCAGCGCGAGCGAGCCAGTAACACCACGCACAACCCGGTGAAAAAACACCGCAAGGACTGA
- a CDS encoding type II toxin-antitoxin system HicB family antitoxin: MAANSYTAVVEKEGDGYVSLCPELDVASQGATVEEAMAHLKEAVELFLECADPGEVQRRLHTEVFVTRFEATHG; encoded by the coding sequence ATGGCGGCCAATAGCTATACGGCGGTTGTGGAGAAAGAAGGCGACGGGTATGTTTCTCTCTGCCCGGAATTGGACGTGGCCAGCCAGGGGGCCACGGTGGAAGAAGCGATGGCTCATCTGAAAGAAGCCGTCGAATTATTTCTGGAATGCGCGGACCCCGGAGAAGTACAGCGACGGCTGCATACCGAAGTCTTTGTGACACGCTTCGAAGCCACGCATGGCTAA
- a CDS encoding 3-oxoacyl-ACP reductase FabG, with protein MNRLSGKVAVVTGGNAGIGEAIAKAFAREGASVVITGRRQDELYRVVSDILKEQGKVFAVVGSVTDESHVQETVRQAVQQFGRLDILVNNAGVGDFGRRLHEIDDATWAHVLDVNLSGVFRMTRAVLPQMLKQGKGAIVNISSVASLIGLPTLPVYAASKGALDAMTRALAVDYAKEGIRCNVVNPGLIDTPMAAPLMSNPEQLDPILSHYPIRRAGKPEEVASMVLYLASDEAAWVTGGTFSIDGGMTIS; from the coding sequence ATGAATCGGTTAAGTGGAAAGGTTGCGGTCGTCACAGGCGGCAACGCCGGTATCGGTGAGGCGATTGCGAAAGCTTTTGCACGTGAGGGGGCATCGGTCGTGATCACAGGGAGACGGCAAGATGAGCTGTACCGGGTCGTGAGCGACATTCTGAAGGAGCAGGGCAAGGTGTTCGCCGTTGTCGGTTCGGTGACAGATGAATCCCATGTCCAGGAAACGGTACGTCAGGCGGTGCAGCAGTTTGGACGGCTCGACATCCTCGTCAACAATGCCGGGGTAGGGGACTTTGGGAGGCGACTCCACGAGATCGATGATGCGACCTGGGCGCATGTCCTCGACGTCAACTTGAGCGGAGTATTCCGCATGACGAGGGCTGTCCTACCACAGATGTTGAAGCAGGGGAAGGGAGCCATCGTCAATATCTCCTCTGTCGCGAGTCTGATTGGGCTTCCCACATTGCCGGTCTATGCAGCCTCTAAGGGGGCGCTCGATGCTATGACCAGAGCCCTTGCGGTCGACTACGCTAAGGAGGGCATTCGCTGTAATGTGGTGAATCCAGGGCTCATCGATACGCCGATGGCCGCTCCGCTGATGAGCAACCCTGAACAACTGGATCCCATTCTCTCTCACTATCCTATCCGCCGAGCCGGGAAACCAGAAGAGGTGGCCAGTATGGTCCTCTATCTGGCCTCCGACGAGGCAGCCTGGGTCACAGGCGGAACCTTTTCTATCGATGGAGGGATGACCATCTCGTGA
- a CDS encoding Glu/Leu/Phe/Val dehydrogenase, translated as MHELDTATFRLAVAQFDQAAEAMELDHNLRERLKLPQRSLMVSVPVRMDDGRVEVYTGYRVQHDSSRGPSKGGIRYHPDVNLGEVAALAMWMTWKCALADLPYGGAKGGIAIDPKKLSRAELQRLTRRYAAEIFPLIGPDKDVPAPDVGTDAQVMAWIMDTYSQQVGFAVPGVVTGKPLSIGGSLGREEATGRGVVYVTIEALQHLKLDIRNSTVAIQGFGNVGFHTARIMQEYGARVIAVSDVNGGIHNSNGLNISELFTRYKTGGQSLHDTRLGEWLSNDELLQLDCTVLVPAALSEQITERNAAKLRCRILAEGANGPTTLEADRILQDHGVFIIPDILANSGGVIVSYFEWVQDLQRFFWKATDIQARLQDILTSAFHRTLQFSVSKNTSMRMAALMSGIDKVAQAHLHRGLYP; from the coding sequence ATGCACGAACTTGATACAGCAACCTTCCGTCTGGCGGTTGCACAATTCGATCAAGCGGCCGAGGCCATGGAGCTTGATCATAATTTGCGAGAACGGCTGAAACTTCCGCAACGGTCGCTGATGGTCAGTGTCCCGGTCCGGATGGATGACGGCCGGGTGGAGGTCTATACAGGCTATCGCGTCCAGCACGATTCTTCCCGGGGCCCCTCAAAAGGCGGCATTCGTTACCATCCGGATGTCAATCTTGGAGAGGTCGCGGCTCTTGCCATGTGGATGACCTGGAAATGCGCACTCGCCGACCTGCCCTACGGCGGAGCCAAAGGGGGTATTGCAATTGACCCCAAAAAATTGTCACGAGCGGAACTACAACGATTGACCAGACGCTATGCAGCAGAGATCTTCCCGTTGATTGGACCAGACAAGGACGTCCCCGCCCCGGATGTCGGGACAGACGCCCAGGTCATGGCCTGGATCATGGATACATACAGCCAGCAAGTGGGATTTGCTGTGCCGGGCGTCGTCACGGGTAAGCCCCTATCGATTGGAGGAAGCCTCGGGCGTGAGGAGGCCACCGGCCGTGGAGTCGTCTATGTCACCATAGAAGCACTTCAACACCTCAAGCTCGACATTCGAAACAGCACTGTGGCAATTCAGGGATTCGGCAACGTCGGGTTCCATACAGCCCGTATCATGCAGGAATATGGGGCCCGTGTGATCGCAGTGAGCGACGTGAACGGAGGCATCCACAATTCGAACGGGTTGAACATCTCGGAGCTCTTCACACGCTACAAAACCGGGGGCCAGTCCCTCCATGACACCAGGCTGGGGGAGTGGCTTTCCAACGACGAATTGCTCCAACTCGACTGCACCGTCCTGGTCCCTGCCGCCCTCTCCGAGCAGATCACCGAACGCAATGCCGCGAAACTGCGCTGCAGAATCCTCGCTGAAGGAGCGAACGGCCCCACGACACTGGAGGCGGATCGCATTCTACAGGACCACGGAGTCTTTATTATTCCGGACATCCTGGCCAACTCAGGCGGCGTGATCGTGTCGTACTTCGAATGGGTGCAGGATCTGCAGCGTTTTTTCTGGAAAGCGACAGATATTCAAGCTCGCCTGCAGGATATTCTCACCTCCGCCTTCCATCGGACATTGCAATTCTCTGTCTCCAAGAACACCTCTATGCGCATGGCTGCCTTGATGAGTGGGATTGACAAAGTCGCTCAAGCTCACCTCCATCGTGGACTCTATCCGTGA